A window from Brachyhypopomus gauderio isolate BG-103 chromosome 6, BGAUD_0.2, whole genome shotgun sequence encodes these proteins:
- the tefb gene encoding TEF transcription factor, PAR bZIP family member b isoform X3 yields the protein MMSEIEKEKLNPPDDGEPRGDGGGGGGGSDGSGATGGVSASLTPAIWEKTIPYDGENFHLEYMDLDEFLLENRIPIALEEELQKSLEQERLSDEVQGVAKAPEAPTVAPEVPEGKAKAKAEHGKEEDKGCKDDKAELQVMENAPAAKVDSEHVAPSPINPEDIEVNVNFQPDPTDLVLSSIPGGELFNPRKHRFTEDELKPQPMIKKAKKVFVPEDAKDDKYWSRRKKNNVAAKRSRDARRLKENQIAVRASFLERENAALRQEVAELRKDCNRCKKIVALYETRYGPL from the exons ATGATGTCGG AGATAGAGAAGGAGAAGTTGAACCCTCCTGACGATGGGGAGCCccgaggtgatggtggtggtggtggtggtgggagtgATGGGTCTGGGGCTACAGGTGGAGTCTCAGCCTCTCTGACCCCCGCCATATGGGAGAAGACCATCCCCTATGATGGGGAGAACTTCCACCTGGAGTACATGGACCTGGACGAGTTCCTCCTGGAAAACAGAATCCCCATTGCTCTGGAGGAGGAGCTACAGAAGAGTCTAGAACAGGAGCGCCTTAGCGATGAGGTTCAGGGGGTTGCCAAGGCTCCAGAGGCCCCCACAGTAGCCCCAGAGGTGCCTGAGGGAAAAGCAAAAGCAAAAGCTGAACATGGGAAAGAGGAAGACAAGGGATGCAAAGATGACAAAGCTGAGCTCCAGGTGATGGAAAATGCTCCAG CGGCCAAAGTTGACTCAGAACACGTAGCCCCATCACCGATCAACCCAGAGGACATCGAGGTGAACGTGAACTTCCAGCCAGATCCAACAGACCTGGTTCTGTCCAGCATTCCAGGTGGCGAGCTCTTCAACCCACGCAAGCACCGCTTCACAGAAGACGAACTGAAGCCTCAGCCCATGATCAAAAAGGCGAAGAAAGTGTTCGTCCCTGAGGATGCCAAG GACGATAAGTACTGgtcgaggaggaagaagaacaaCGTGGCGGCGAAGCGTTCCCGGGACGCGCGGCGTCTGAAGGAGAATCAGATCGCCGTGCGCGCCTCCTTCTTGGAGCGAGAGAATGCGGCACTGCGACAGGAAGTGGCTGAACTGCGCAAGGACTGCAACCGCTGCAAGAAGATCGTGGCCCTGTACGAGACCCGCTACGGGCCCCTGTAG
- the tefb gene encoding TEF transcription factor, PAR bZIP family member b isoform X2 yields MFSLSGLSDMRQVYKTYLDFPVSFLDFDDTEIEKEKLNPPDDGEPRGDGGGGGGGSDGSGATGGVSASLTPAIWEKTIPYDGENFHLEYMDLDEFLLENRIPIALEEELQKSLEQERLSDEVQGVAKAPEAPTVAPEVPEGKAKAKAEHGKEEDKGCKDDKAELQVMENAPAAKVDSEHVAPSPINPEDIEVNVNFQPDPTDLVLSSIPGGELFNPRKHRFTEDELKPQPMIKKAKKVFVPEDAKDDKYWSRRKKNNVAAKRSRDARRLKENQIAVRASFLERENAALRQEVAELRKDCNRCKKIVALYETRYGPL; encoded by the exons ATGTTTTCGCTCAGCGGTCTAAGTGACATGCGACAGGTTTACAAAACCTACTTGGACTTTCCCGTCTCTTTTCTTGACTTTGATGATACTG AGATAGAGAAGGAGAAGTTGAACCCTCCTGACGATGGGGAGCCccgaggtgatggtggtggtggtggtggtgggagtgATGGGTCTGGGGCTACAGGTGGAGTCTCAGCCTCTCTGACCCCCGCCATATGGGAGAAGACCATCCCCTATGATGGGGAGAACTTCCACCTGGAGTACATGGACCTGGACGAGTTCCTCCTGGAAAACAGAATCCCCATTGCTCTGGAGGAGGAGCTACAGAAGAGTCTAGAACAGGAGCGCCTTAGCGATGAGGTTCAGGGGGTTGCCAAGGCTCCAGAGGCCCCCACAGTAGCCCCAGAGGTGCCTGAGGGAAAAGCAAAAGCAAAAGCTGAACATGGGAAAGAGGAAGACAAGGGATGCAAAGATGACAAAGCTGAGCTCCAGGTGATGGAAAATGCTCCAG CGGCCAAAGTTGACTCAGAACACGTAGCCCCATCACCGATCAACCCAGAGGACATCGAGGTGAACGTGAACTTCCAGCCAGATCCAACAGACCTGGTTCTGTCCAGCATTCCAGGTGGCGAGCTCTTCAACCCACGCAAGCACCGCTTCACAGAAGACGAACTGAAGCCTCAGCCCATGATCAAAAAGGCGAAGAAAGTGTTCGTCCCTGAGGATGCCAAG GACGATAAGTACTGgtcgaggaggaagaagaacaaCGTGGCGGCGAAGCGTTCCCGGGACGCGCGGCGTCTGAAGGAGAATCAGATCGCCGTGCGCGCCTCCTTCTTGGAGCGAGAGAATGCGGCACTGCGACAGGAAGTGGCTGAACTGCGCAAGGACTGCAACCGCTGCAAGAAGATCGTGGCCCTGTACGAGACCCGCTACGGGCCCCTGTAG
- the tefb gene encoding TEF transcription factor, PAR bZIP family member b isoform X1, with product MMSEHTTRTLASAPCNGPQKSFPFVLKKIMDIPPPNILEDRDDEIEKEKLNPPDDGEPRGDGGGGGGGSDGSGATGGVSASLTPAIWEKTIPYDGENFHLEYMDLDEFLLENRIPIALEEELQKSLEQERLSDEVQGVAKAPEAPTVAPEVPEGKAKAKAEHGKEEDKGCKDDKAELQVMENAPAAKVDSEHVAPSPINPEDIEVNVNFQPDPTDLVLSSIPGGELFNPRKHRFTEDELKPQPMIKKAKKVFVPEDAKDDKYWSRRKKNNVAAKRSRDARRLKENQIAVRASFLERENAALRQEVAELRKDCNRCKKIVALYETRYGPL from the exons ATGATGTCCGAGCACACGACGCGTACTCTGGCCAGCGCACCCTGCAATGGTCCGCAGAAATCGTTCCCTTTCGTTTTAAAGAAAATAATGGATATCCCACCACCCAACATTCTGGAGGATCGGGACGACG AGATAGAGAAGGAGAAGTTGAACCCTCCTGACGATGGGGAGCCccgaggtgatggtggtggtggtggtggtgggagtgATGGGTCTGGGGCTACAGGTGGAGTCTCAGCCTCTCTGACCCCCGCCATATGGGAGAAGACCATCCCCTATGATGGGGAGAACTTCCACCTGGAGTACATGGACCTGGACGAGTTCCTCCTGGAAAACAGAATCCCCATTGCTCTGGAGGAGGAGCTACAGAAGAGTCTAGAACAGGAGCGCCTTAGCGATGAGGTTCAGGGGGTTGCCAAGGCTCCAGAGGCCCCCACAGTAGCCCCAGAGGTGCCTGAGGGAAAAGCAAAAGCAAAAGCTGAACATGGGAAAGAGGAAGACAAGGGATGCAAAGATGACAAAGCTGAGCTCCAGGTGATGGAAAATGCTCCAG CGGCCAAAGTTGACTCAGAACACGTAGCCCCATCACCGATCAACCCAGAGGACATCGAGGTGAACGTGAACTTCCAGCCAGATCCAACAGACCTGGTTCTGTCCAGCATTCCAGGTGGCGAGCTCTTCAACCCACGCAAGCACCGCTTCACAGAAGACGAACTGAAGCCTCAGCCCATGATCAAAAAGGCGAAGAAAGTGTTCGTCCCTGAGGATGCCAAG GACGATAAGTACTGgtcgaggaggaagaagaacaaCGTGGCGGCGAAGCGTTCCCGGGACGCGCGGCGTCTGAAGGAGAATCAGATCGCCGTGCGCGCCTCCTTCTTGGAGCGAGAGAATGCGGCACTGCGACAGGAAGTGGCTGAACTGCGCAAGGACTGCAACCGCTGCAAGAAGATCGTGGCCCTGTACGAGACCCGCTACGGGCCCCTGTAG
- the tob2 gene encoding protein Tob2, translated as MHLEVKVALNFIVSYLYNKLPRRRADLFGEELERILVSRFEGHWYPEAPLRGSAFRCLHLGVPRDPVVDLAARRSGLDTEEVRANVPPELSIWIDPYEVSYQIGEKGAVKVLYMEDPPGIGGEVGPPEGVGLSKDVDLDEGKSLGFNPDAQVFVPIGGQVSPVVLPSLASSPTPLCQGLFNYAGPSTPTNPAVHSSNASSPSPPSAGLPYPHPAAPPTPRPAPQQITFTTASFAATKFGSTKMKKCGPGVVAGSSGVGAPQQRMLSRSPTTISPPGLVKHKPVSLSMHSLAGQVSSQLSPDAKEFVYPASQGPLYFDAEAPPLTPFQAPPPHTAHSHATFDPFSSPPPGQAVSVIGGNSGISFMEKPPFVDGMGGYNLQYSSQAFQPVVLAN; from the coding sequence ATGCACTTGGAGGTAAAGGTTGCGTTGAACTTCATAGTGTCCTACTTGTACAACAAGCTTCCGCGGAGACGGGCGGATCTTTTCGGCGAGGAGCTGGAGCGCATCCTGGTGTCGCGTTTTGAAGGGCACTGGTACCCCGAGGCTCCTCTGCGTGGTTCCGCCTTCCGTTGCCTGCACCTTGGAGTCCCTAGGGACCCTGTGGTAGATCTCGCAGCCAGGAGGAGCGGCTTGGACACGGAGGAGGTTCGCGCAAATGTCCCTCCTGAGCTCAGCATTTGGATCGACCCTTATGAAGTGTCCTATCAGATTGGGGAGAAAGGTGCGGTTAAGGTCCTGTACATGGAGGATCCGCCAGGTATAGGGGGAGAGGTTGGACCCCCGGAGGGTGTTGGGCTTAGCAAAGATGTGGATCTAGATGAAGGCAAGAGTTTGGGTTTCAACCCTGATGCTCAGGTGTTTGTGCCCATTGGTGGCCAGGTGTCGCCCGTCGTGCTCCCATCCCTTGCTAGTTCACCTACGCCACTCTGCCAGGGTCTGTTCAACTACGCAGGCCCCAGTACTCCAACCAACCCTGCTGTGCACTCCTCCAAtgcctcctccccttctccacccAGCGCGGGCCTGCCGTATCCTCACCCAGCCGCCCCGCCCACCCCCCGCCCCGCCCCACAGCAAATCACTTTCACCACAGCTAGCTTTGCAGCCACCAAATTCGGGTCCACCAAGATGAAGAAGTGTGGCCCCGGGGTGGTGGCTGGGTCCAGCGGTGTTGGGGCCCCTCAGCAGAGAATGCTAAGCCGCTCTCCCACCACCATATCTCCCCCTGGGCTGGTCAAGCACAAGCCCGTTTCTCTCTCCATGCACTCTCTGGCTGGCCAAGTCTCCAGCCAGCTGTCCCCCGATGCCAAAGAGTTTGTCTACCCTGCTTCCCAAGGGCCGCTCTACTTTGATGCCgaggcccctcccctcaccccgttccaggctccacctccacacaccgcCCACAGCCATGCAACCTTCGATCCATTCTCCAGCCCACCACCGGGCCAAGCCGTGAGCGTCATTGGCGGCAACAGTGGGATTTCCTTCATGGAGAAACCCCCGTTCGTGGATGGCATGGGTGGATACAACCTGCAGTACTCCAGCCAAGCCTTCCAGCCAGTGGTGTTGGCCAACTGA
- the polr3h gene encoding DNA-directed RNA polymerase III subunit RPC8, protein MFVVVEMVDTVRIPPWNFHRQLNDAIAEELNKKLANKVVYNVGLCVCLYDITKLEDSYIFPGDGASHTKVHFRYVVFHPFLDEILVGKIKYCSQDGVHVSLGFFDDIVIPPESLQQPVKFDDAEQVWVWEYETDEGAHDLYMDQGEEIRFRVVDELFLDTSPTGPKTEQEAPSNTGSTTPAVATDDSAQKKEAPYTLVGSISEPGLGLLSWWNS, encoded by the exons ATGTtcgtggtggtggagatggtggacaCCGTACGGATTCCTCCGTGGAATTTCCATCGGCAGCTCAACGACGCAATCGCTGAAGAACTCAACAAGAAACTGGCCAACAAG GTTGTGTATAATGTTGGCTTGTGTGTCTGCTTGTACGACATCACTAAACTGGAGGATTCCTACATATTTCCTGGTGATGGAGCCTCCCACACCAAAG TGCACTTCAGGTATGTGGTGTTTCATCCATTTCTGGATGAAATTCTGGTGGGGAAGATTAAGTACTGCAGTCAAGACGGAGTACACG tcAGCCTTGGATTTTTCGATGACATCGTGATCCCACCTGAGTCGTTACAGCAGCCTGTGAAGTT TGACGATGCTGAGCAAGTGTGGGTGTGGGAATACGAGACGGACGAGGGCGCCCACGACCTCTACATGGACCAGGGCGAAGAGATCCGCTTCCGGGTCGTGGACGAGCTCTTCCTGGACACGTCCCCCACGGGGCCGAAAACAGAGCAGGAGGCACCCTCCAACACGGGCAGCACGACACCAGCTGTAGCCACGGACGACAGCGCGCAGAAAAAAGAGGCTCCATACACACTGGTG GGCTCCATAAGTGAACCAGGGCTCGGTTTGCTCTCTTGGTGGAACAGCTAA